AAAAGGTATCGTGGACTTTTTCGGTGGCACGGTTATTCCAGCGGCAGGCGAGCGCAAGTATCGTGTAGGAATGTTCCACGGCTGCATCATGGATGTCCTGTTCAATGAGACGAATCGCAACACCGTGCGGATTCTGAGTGAGGCAGGCTGTGAGGTCATCATCGCTCCAGACCAGGTTTGCTGCGGTGCTCTCCATGCACATAGCGGTGAACGTGAACAGGCTCGCCATCTGGCGCGAAAAAATGTGGCTGCTTTTCACAAGGCTGACGTGGATATCATTGTATCCAATGCAGGTGGTTGCGGGGCGATGCTGCAAGATTACGACCATTTGCTTGCGGAAGATGCCGAGTGGCAGGAGAGAGCACAATGGTTCGCTTCACGCGTGAAGGATATTAGCGAGGTACTTACACTCCTCGTTGAGCCAAAAGAGTGGCAGTCATTGCCGCAACGAATCACCTATCAATCCTCGTGCCACCTGCGTAACGGGATGAAGGTGACAAAAGAGCCAGTGAACCTCTTGCAAGCCATTCCGGGAGCTACATACGTACAACTTCGCGAAGGAGATCGCTGCTGCGGTTCAGCTGGCATTTACAATCTGGTGCAGCCTGAAATGGCCGGGAGCCTTTTGGATGAAAAAATGGGTCATGTAGCAGCTACTCAAGCAGACATTTTAGTGACCTCGAATCCGGGCTGTCTGTTGCAAATGAAAGCAGGCATTCATCGAGCGGGACTGGAAGGAAAGATGGAGGCCGTACACATCGTCGATTTATTGGCACGTGTGCAGCAGAAAGAAAAGCCCTTGTCTCCCCCTGAGTAAGTGGGGAAGGACAAAGGCTTTTTCCGCTTAAGAGGGGCTAGCTGCTTTGTGCTTTTTCCTGATCGTAGATATCCAACGCAGCTTGAACGGAGCGTCCTGCGTGTACACGGGCGCCATGCCGGAGAAGAACCGCTTCCAACGCCCCTAGCACATGCAATACATTTTTCTTCCTGCAGCTGTAGCCCATTGTGCCAATCCGCCAGATTGTCCCTTTTAACGGCCCAAAGGAACTGGCAATTTCAATATGAAAATCTTCGAGCAGCATGGCACGCACTGACTCTCCGTCGAGCCCGTCAGGAATTTTGATACAGGTCACGACAGGAAGCTTGCAAGCCGGATCGCCGTAGAGCTGCAAACCCATCGCCAACACACCAGCGACCAAGGCTTGTTCATGCAAGCGATGTCTGGCGAATCTCGCCTCCAGGCCTTCTGTGAGGGCAATGCGCACACCTTCTCGCAAGGCGTACAACATGGTTGTCGCCTCCGTATGGTGGTTCAGCCGTGCGGGTCCCCAGTAATCCATGAGCTGGCTCAAGTCAAAATAATTGCTGCGAATCGTTCGGGTTTGAGCAGATTTCGGAGCAGAGGGATCAGCGAGTCCACGCTCAATTTTTTTCCGTTGGAGCAAGAGTGCTTCTACACGAGAATTAAACGTGATAGGAGCCATCCCAGAGGGGACAGACAAGCATTTTTGTGTGCCGCCAATACATGCGTCGATATACCAATCGTCCACCTTCACTTCTGTCCCGCCGATAGAGGCGACAGCATCGACGACAAACAGGACATCCATCCGGCGGCAAGCCTCCCCGATTTCTTTCAAAGGCTGAACACAGCCAGTGGATGTTTCGCCGTGAACCATTGCTACGATTTTGGGCTGAACTCGCTCGATTTCAGCAATCACGTCCTGCGGCTCAAAGACACTTCCCCAGCGTGTTTCCATCGTAATCACATCTGCGCCGTACCTTTCCGCAATCTCTGTAAGCAAGTGCCCGAATCGTCCATAAATGGGTACAAGCACCCGATCTCCTGGTTCGATTATGCTACACAAAACGGCCTCAATGCCCGCCCGTGAGGTTCCGTCTATCGGGAATGCCCAATGATTGGATGTCTGGAACAATTTCCGAAGCATTTCCATTGTTTCGTTCATAATGTTCGTGAATTCTGGATCGAATTGCCCCAAAATGGGTGAACCCATCACGCGAAGAACACTAGGCTCGGCCTCGACGGGCCCTGGCGTCATGATTGTTCGTTGTGAGGTGGTCAGTTCTTTGTACGCACACATAAGCTCTCCCCCAGATCTTTCTATATCAACGGCCGATTTTCCGATTCCATCACCGGAAAAAACGGCCGTAGCACTACCAAACTTCTATGCCCATCAAAAATCTATTTTGAAATTCAAGAAGCCAGCTTTTCTCAGCGCCTCGTAGATAATGACGAGCGCTGGACCGAGTATCAGCCCGAAAAATCCAATCACCTGAAATCCGAGGAACATGCTGACAAGAGCGGCTAGGGCGCTAATTCCCAGATTAGATGCGAGTACCTTGGGTTCAATAATGCGGCGGACGACCGTAATCACGAGGAAGATGACGATCAGGCCGATTGCCAAATAAGAGTTGCCCATCAAGAAGTTGTAAATAGCCCATGGAACGAGGAACGAGCCTGCCCCCAAGATGGGGAGAATATCGACGAAAACGATCATGAGCGAAATGACGGCTGCATACTTGACCTGTAAAATGAGTAATCCCAAAAAGGACAGCGTGAACGTCATCAGGCTCAAGATGATTTGGGCACGTAAAAAACCAACGGTGGCACGGTTCAATTGAGAGATAACCACCTCGACCTTTTCACGAGCAGACACCGTGAACATTCGCATGAAGCCCGCACGCAATTTCGGCAAATCGAGACTGATCAAAAACAAGGCAACCAAGTAAATAATCGTAGAGATCAAAAAGCCCGGAACGATGGCTGCCACACCGAGAATACCTTTGGCAATCGTGGAGGCTGAAGTAAGCGCCCAGTTTTTAAGCCCAGCGAAGACGCTCTGGATTTCCGATACGGTTTCGGCAGGTAACGACGCATAGTACGTTTCCCAGCTCATCAAATAGGACTCGACCAACTCAAAAATATGCTGCGAAAAAGCTGGTAATCGCTGAGCCAAAACAATTCCCTGAACCACAATCTGCGTACCGATCCAGTACAGTATGATCCCAAAAGAAATGAGGAAGAGGAAAAAGGATGCGATTACCGCACTCATTCGATTCATTCGTAGCCTTTTGGTAAGAAACAAGACGAGTGGCTCAACCAGAATTGCTGTTAACAGTGCTAGCAAAAAGGGGACGGAGTAAGGCAAAAGAAACAACCCGACTGCTAGAACTAATAGCAGGATGATCATTTTCCGAATCGTCATGACTGCGCTCCATTCTGAATGAAAAATCGCTGAAAATTGATTCTCTTATTTTATCATTTTTCCAGAAGCGAACACAATGAACCCAATCATAGCACGAAATTGATAGATATTATCAGAAAAAACAAAGAAATGAAAAGAATACAAAAAAGGGGAAAACACAAAAATTCATGATATGATGCTCACCTATATACCACTCAAGTTTGATGCGTATAAGCATATCGACTTGAGAGCTACATCTTAATCTTTCATAGCGAGGTGTCAGAATGAAGCGGTTTGGATTAGCGATGCAAATTGTCGTCGGTCTCATTCTGGGTATCCTGGTGGGTGCTATTTTTTACGGCAACCCGGCAGTGGCGACCTATTTACAGCCTATCGGTGATATTTTTCTCCGATTGATTAAAATGATTGTCGTTCCGATCGTTGTTGCCACGCTTATTGTGGGCGTAGCAGGCGTAGGTGACATGAAGAAGTTGGGCAAAATCGGTGGTAAGACAATTTTGTATTTTGAAATCGTTACCACGATTGCCATTATCGTTGGTCTTTT
This genomic stretch from Brevibacillus brevis harbors:
- a CDS encoding pyridoxal-phosphate-dependent aminotransferase family protein, whose amino-acid sequence is MCAYKELTTSQRTIMTPGPVEAEPSVLRVMGSPILGQFDPEFTNIMNETMEMLRKLFQTSNHWAFPIDGTSRAGIEAVLCSIIEPGDRVLVPIYGRFGHLLTEIAERYGADVITMETRWGSVFEPQDVIAEIERVQPKIVAMVHGETSTGCVQPLKEIGEACRRMDVLFVVDAVASIGGTEVKVDDWYIDACIGGTQKCLSVPSGMAPITFNSRVEALLLQRKKIERGLADPSAPKSAQTRTIRSNYFDLSQLMDYWGPARLNHHTEATTMLYALREGVRIALTEGLEARFARHRLHEQALVAGVLAMGLQLYGDPACKLPVVTCIKIPDGLDGESVRAMLLEDFHIEIASSFGPLKGTIWRIGTMGYSCRKKNVLHVLGALEAVLLRHGARVHAGRSVQAALDIYDQEKAQSS
- a CDS encoding (Fe-S)-binding protein, which codes for MLKEALVKKLDYDELSNCMRCGFCQPACPTFRETGYEAASPRGRIALMKAVADGVMEPDKNFVDQMNLCLGCRACEPVCPAGVPYGQLIEQTREAIEEVQEHPWWVKLVRKLAFFHLFPHQKRMYQLGGLLRFYQRSGVQKVVRKLGVLSILPKQMREMEAIMPEASGKGIVDFFGGTVIPAAGERKYRVGMFHGCIMDVLFNETNRNTVRILSEAGCEVIIAPDQVCCGALHAHSGEREQARHLARKNVAAFHKADVDIIVSNAGGCGAMLQDYDHLLAEDAEWQERAQWFASRVKDISEVLTLLVEPKEWQSLPQRITYQSSCHLRNGMKVTKEPVNLLQAIPGATYVQLREGDRCCGSAGIYNLVQPEMAGSLLDEKMGHVAATQADILVTSNPGCLLQMKAGIHRAGLEGKMEAVHIVDLLARVQQKEKPLSPPE
- the ytvI gene encoding sporulation integral membrane protein YtvI → MTIRKMIILLLVLAVGLFLLPYSVPFLLALLTAILVEPLVLFLTKRLRMNRMSAVIASFFLFLISFGIILYWIGTQIVVQGIVLAQRLPAFSQHIFELVESYLMSWETYYASLPAETVSEIQSVFAGLKNWALTSASTIAKGILGVAAIVPGFLISTIIYLVALFLISLDLPKLRAGFMRMFTVSAREKVEVVISQLNRATVGFLRAQIILSLMTFTLSFLGLLILQVKYAAVISLMIVFVDILPILGAGSFLVPWAIYNFLMGNSYLAIGLIVIFLVITVVRRIIEPKVLASNLGISALAALVSMFLGFQVIGFFGLILGPALVIIYEALRKAGFLNFKIDF